The genomic segment CGCCGGAATTGGACGTGATCCGCACGCCGAGAAGCGGCATCGGACTGACGCATCGCCTCTGCACGCTGTTCTCGGCGACCGACGGGACGGCACCGGCAGGCTGGCCGACGACCGCCCCATCGGCACGCGCCCAGGCGGAACCGATCCTTAACGCCTGGGTAGCGACGCTGCTACCGAACCCGGCCCAGGTCCGGTGTAAGGCGGATTACGTCAATCAGCAGGACGGCCAGGTCTATCACACGGTAGAGAACGCATTGACCTCGCTCGGACTGGCGCCGCTGGATGCCGTTTATCTCGCCGAAGGCAGTACTCGTGCACAGCAAGCCGAACTGGAGCAGCGTTGGCGATTCGTGTTGCAGCAGACTCGTCCCACGACGGTCCCGCCGGATGCGATCATTCGATTGCAGTTCGGCCGCGGCAACGGCTGGAGCGCAGAGATCGTCAGCGTGAGCGAATGGTGCGAGGTCGCGACCACGGTGAGGCGTCTGCTGAGCAATGCCCGCTCACTGGACGGCCGTGACCTGTCATTGCCCGAATCACCCGCCGACTCCGGGCTGAACCATGACGAGTTTACCGGCCGCACCACCCGCGCAGTGCAATCCCTGGCTGATGCGCGCGCTAGGCTCAACGGCCTTCTGCCTCCGCCTTCGTCGGATGACCTGACTGCCAACCTCGACGAGGTGCGCCGTGCCCTGTTCGGTTTGGCGAACTACGGCATACCGAGCGCCGTCCCAATGGACATCGGCGGCACGGGACCGGAAGCGCGGTCGTTGCTGCTGACCCAGGCGCGGTCGGTCGTCCTCGAAGCGCAACGTCGGATGAACCGCGTGGCCGAATCCGAACAAAACTTTGTGCGTGCGAACGCCACGCCGGAAGAACGGCGCGATCACGACCTGGCTCGTCTCCGCATCATCTTCGGCCAGGACTTCCTGGCGCTGCCCCGCGTGACCGCAGCCAACGCGGCACAATTAAACGAGACATTCGCCGCCGGACTCTCGCTCCAAGGCCAAGATCCGATGGCAGCCGTGACCTGGTTTCAGCGCGCTGCCTACGTCCGCCCTGGCGCGACGCGGCTGAACGAAGCGATGCTCTATGCCGAAACTGTGGGGAGCGCCGCACTCCGGTTCCATGTCGGACAACTCCCCTTTCAGGCGCAGGATCGCTGGGTGGCCCTGCCGCAGGTGCCGGACAAGCCGTTCCCGCGCGGACGCCTCTCACTGGTGGCGCAGATGGCGTCGGCACAACCGCTCCGTTTCGATCAAGCTTTCTGCGGGCTCCTGATCGACGAGTGGGTGGAGACGGTGCCGAGCCCCAAGGAAACGACTGGCCTGGCCTTTCATTATGATCGACCCAACAACGCGCCTCCTCAGGCGCTCTTGCTCGCCGTGCCTGCAGACCAGCGGACGACCTGGGACCTCAACAGCCTGGAGGCTATCCTGCACGAGACGATGGACTTGGCCAGGCTCCGCGCCGTGCCACCAGACAGTGGCGAGGAATTGATTTGGGTGGAGGATCAGCTGCCGGAAGGCGCCACGCCGCTCGGCGACGGTGAAGGCTGGATCTGGGTTCGCACGAAACCGGAACCGCTCTCCGGTACACGTGCTCATCAATCGGTGTTCGCCACCGGCATGCACCAACACTTTTTCCAGGGCGCCAAGCTCGCCATGTTCGTCAGTGTAGGAGACCGGTTGTTCGCGCATGTCTATCTCGATCCCGCGCGTATGCCTCGACAAGTCATGTTGCAGTGGCACGCAGGCAATTGGGATCACCGCGTCTACTGGGGTGAGAACCTCATTCCCTGGGGTACCGACAATACCGTCAGCCGTCAGTACATGGGGCCTCTGCCGCCGCCAGGCCGGTGGGTGCGGCTCGAAGTGCCTGCCGAAGCGGTAGGATTGGAAGGACGGATCGTGGAGGGCATGGCCTTCACCCTGTTCGACGGTATGGCCACGTGGGATCGTTCCGGCAAACGTGCGCTGCAGCCGGTCGGTTCCGGAGAGCAGGACCCGTCGGCCCCGGCGCTGTTCTTCACCGGCGGCACCCTCGACTTCACCAGCGTCATTGATCCAGCAATAGGAGCTTAGGCATGCCCTCTCGAATCAGACTCGACCTCAGCACCCACAACCCGGACTTGCAAGACGGGCTGCAAGCGCGCATCCACGATCCGCTTTGGATGCTTGGCCGTCAATGGCAGTTCGGCGAGTTCAACGGGGCCGATGCGGGTTCACCTGCCGCCGCGCAGGTGATCGTGGACATCGCCGCCGTCACTCGCTATCAACCCGGCCCACGCTCTGGCCCGCATCCAGCCAGGCCCTACGCAGCTGCTGGCCTGGCGTTGGAAACGCTGGTAGAAGCGGAACCGGTGACGGACGACTCACACCCCAACTGGCGGCTCGCGGCCGAATCGGGACGGCATCTATTTCGCCTGCTGGAAACGGCCAGGCTCGGGCCCACACGCGCACAGTGGTTGGCTAGTACGTACGTCCTGGCCGCCCCCACAGCGGAGCAGGCCAAGCAGATCGATGCCTCGAGCCTGTCCTTCATCCATGTGCTGAGCGGCCGTACCATCGACGGCTTGCGGTTTGCCGCGCGCCTGAGAGTGTTGCAAGCCGGCGACAGGTTGGCGGAATTGTTTCGAGAAGCGCCGTTCGATCAGGTGAGCGAGGTAGATCGGCCCAAGCTCCTCGCCATCATGACCACCTGGCTGACCTGGCTCGACGGCCTCTTCCAGCAAGGCAGCGCTCCCTCCGCGTGGATTCCCGAACGGATGGAGTACGCCCTGAGTGTCTCTGCCAAGACGACGTCGAGCGAAGTGGTGCTGACCGCACCGGAATATCTGGATGGGCGATTGGACTGGTTTTCGTTCACGACGAGTTCGGGGACTGGTCTGGGCGCCACCGAAAGCAGCACCTCAGCCACGGAGGCTTTTCTCCCGGCGCCGGTCTCGTTTCGCGGCATGCCCTCCGCGCGCTTGTGGGAATTCGAAGACGGCGCCGTGAATTTTGCGAGCGTCCAGGCCGCGCCGCAGGACCTGGCCCGCCTGCTACTCGTGAAGTTTGCGCTGGAATACAGCAACGATTGGTTCCTCCTGCCGCTCGAACTCCCCGTCGGGACCCTCTCACAGATCCGCGCACTCGTTGTGACCAACACGTTCGGCGAACGGTTCCTCATTTCCCACACGACCGACGTGGATGGGTCCACCACACCCTGGCGTATGTTCAGCCTCACAAACGACAAACAGCACCTGTTCTTCCTGCCGCCCGTCTTGGGACCGATATTGGAAAGCCGGCCTGTTGAGGACCTGTCGTTACTGAGAGATGAAATGGCCAACGTGGCCTGGGCCGTTGAGCGGGTCGTCGAAAGCGCCGCCGGTCGTCCATTGGATCGTCATGAAGCGTATCAGGAGTCGCTGGCGGACCAGCCGTCATCACCGGCCGCTGGCGGTGCACCCTTGATGTACCGGCTCGGCACCACCGTGCCGGACTATTGGATTCCGTTGCTTCCAGTCAAAGTTGGTACAACTCTGCGGCTCACACGTGGCGTCCTGCCGGCGTTCGGTGAGGGAGGCATTCAGGGCGTGCAACTTCCGAAGGGACAATTGCTCGAACCAGCTCGCGAGTTGCTGCTCTATGAGGAAGAAGTGCCACGGGAAGGTGCGCGCGTCACCAGGACCTATCAATATGCGCGCTGGATCGATGGATCAACTTATCTCTGGATGGGTCGACGGAAACAACCGGGGCGAGGCGAAGGATCAAGCGGTTTGCAATTCGATTCCGTCCAATCGTCTGGCGGCTGATCTGTAGATAAGAAAACTCTTCGAGGACAAACGAGACATTATGGTCGTATCGGCCATAGGCGATCCTCTCGGTGAACCACTTCAGGATCACCGGTTAATCAAAGTTAAAGGCCAAGGTCTGAGAGGCAAGGGTGACCATCAGGACGCCTGCCCAGTGGCCAGTGATACTTCCGCTCAGGCTCTGTGATGGGAAGATCATTGATGCTCGCGAGACGCCGCCGCATCAGACCATTGTCGTCAAACTCCCAGTTTTCATTGCCATAGGATCGGAACCAATTTCCTGAATCGTCGTGCCACTCGTACGCGAACCGCACAGCGATTCGGTTATCGTGGTATGTCCACAGTTCTTTGATCAAGCGGTAGTCCAGCTCGTGGCTCCACTTGCGAGCTAAGAACTGAACGATAGCGTCTCGTCCCGTTAGGAACTCTGAACGATTTCGCCACTGACTATCGGCACTGTAGGCCAACGACACCGTTTCGGGGTTGCGCGTATTCCACGCATCCTCTGCCATGCGAACTTTCTGGGCTGCGGATGCACGATCGAAGGGGGGAAATGGAGGCCTGGATTGGTCGAGAGGGCTCATGATGATGACCTTCTTGCATTGAGATGCGATGTCGGAGTGAATGGCATTGACCATCGGCTCCCACGCGGTATCACGCTAGATTAGCCGTGGTAATAGCGCTCTTTGACGATCTTGCCGTCGTGCCAGTCAGTTTTGACGGCTTGTTCGAGCCTAATGGTTTCTCCGTTCTTCAATTTCAAGGTCAGCACTGCATCATAGAAACTGGTGTTTCAGACGATGGCTACAGCACCGATGGCGTAGCTGACAAACGCCGCCACTCCAATGGTTTCTCTGAACTTGTCTAGTCTTTCAATGGAGGCTTGTTTGCCTATGATGGGTGGCTGATTGCCTTCCTGTGTGACGACCGAATCCGCAAAGTAGATCTTCTGCCCCTCGGTCATTCGCCCCTCCGTCAGGATGCCCAACATTTCTTGCACTGTGTCCTGTATCTGCTTGCTCATATCGATTTCTCCCTCATGCCTTACGGCGTTAAATGGTGCTGTTACTGAATCGCGGAAGCTCTTATGGGTTCATCCGAGACAGTTGAGTCTCGAGCTTGGCAATCCGGCTCTTGAGCGGACCCACATACGCTTCGACCTCTTCCGCCGAATATCGTGGCGTGATGTACTTGGGACAGTTCCAGTCGAAGGAGACGACATCGATAAAGACGAGCCGCTCAACACTCGACTGCATTGTTTGATCAGCGAGTTGTGCGACGAGTTCTGGATGGGCGCGAGCATCTTCCACACGGGCATGACCAAGAATCTTCAAGCGCGCTCGGTTCTGGTAATCCATGAGAAACAGTGCCACACGATCGTTCACTGAAACGTTGCCGGTCGTGAGCAGCTGTCGATTGCCTTTGTAGTCGGCAAAGGCCAGCGTCGTCTCGTTGACCATCCGCAAGAATCCCTTGGGCCCGCCACGATGCTGAATATAGGGCCACCCGGTTTCGCTGATCGAACCCAGATAGAAGCTGTCCCGCTCTGCAAGAAACTCAGCTTCGGCTTGTCCCAGCGGGTCTCGTTCGGGAGCCCCTGCAATCTTCATGGCCCTTCCGTAGTAGTGGTTCTGTGCTCGGCGTACGGCTTCCGTCATCGCCAGCTCCAAGTATTTCAACGCCATGGTTGTGTACTCCCTGTCGAGAGGACATGACGACGGGTTACGCCGCATGCCCTCTCATGCTCAATCTCAGAACACGATCGTATTCCACCCCTCGGCTACGTACCGGCGCAGGCTCAACAGCCCCGCTGTCCCAGCGAGGGTATGGTCTTTCACAATCGGCACACCGCAAGCCTTGACGCTTTCTGTTGCCCCAAAGACCTCGGCGCAACCGCACGAGGCCCCTTGCACGACATCACGCACCGAATTGTAGAGGCCATTGGCTGGGTGAGAGAGTTTGGTGAGCTCAGCCGGCCAACGAGTTCCGGTACCATTGAAGACGACAGCGACTTCATCGCCTTTCTGTTTACATTCAGAGGCGAGGGCCAGCGCGTTAAAGACTCGCCCAAGCGCTTCCTCTGAACCGCTCTTCGGATCGGACAGAATGATGATCGCTGTTTTCATGGGTTCTCCTTGGATGGAATGACACTCACGAGATTGTGGATGTCTGTTTGCCTTGTTGTGTCCTACAGATCGATCGCGATATTTATCCGTCATGGCAAGGCCGGTGCCACGCGTCACGACGATCAGTGAAGCAAGATAAAGCGCTTGAGAAACAGGCAGTTGCCGCACTATTAGCGGCAAGATGAAGCAGAACGAAAGAGAGACGCTTCCACGAAATGTCGTGGAGCTACGATATCTCGTGGGAGGGGAACGTGAGATTCATTGCTAGGCGGTGGGGAGAGGTTTCTTGATGCCGAGCTTTTGCATCCGGGATCGAAGGGTGTTGGGATGGAGACCAAGTCGAGTCGCGGCGCCCTGTTTCCCTTCGATGACCCAGTTCATGTCTTGAAGGATGCGGAGGATGTGGCCTCGTTCCACCTCTTCCAGTGAATCGGCGACTGGCAACAGCGGGGTGGATTTCCCCTGAAGCATCACCTCGTCGATCTGAAGCATCGGTCCGTTCGCGAGAATCATGGCCCGTTCTATGACATTTTCCAACTCCCGGATGTTACCAGGCCAGGAGTATTTCATGAGGCGATCCATAGTCGATTGCGACACCCCGTCAATCTTCTTGCCCATCTTGTGTGAGAACTTGGCGACAAATCGGTTGACCAAGAGTGGGATATCAGAGGCACGGGCGGACAGAGGTGGCACCTCGATCGGGAACACGTTCAGTCGATACAAAAGATCGGCCCGGAAGGAACCGGCCTTCACCGCTGCATGAAGGTCTCGATTCGTCGCAGCAATGACTCGGACATCGACTTTGGTTGAATGGCCGCTGCCGACCCGTTCAACCTCCCTTTCTTGTAGCACCCGTAGAAGCTTGACCTGTGCGTCCAGCGGTAACTCTCCGACTTCGTCCAGGAAGATGGTCCCACCGTCCGCCAACTCAAATCGGCCGATGCGGCGTTGTAATGCTCCCGTGAACGATCCCTTCTCATGGCCAAAGAGCTCACTTTCGACCAGGTTTGCGGGGATCGCTCCGCAGTTGACCTTCACTAGCGAACGAGCTTTTCGCGGGCTCAGGTTGTGAATGGCCCTGGCCAGCAGTTCTTTCCCGGTTCCTGTATCTCCACGAATCAGGACCGTCGAATCCATCGGTGCGACCTGTTCGATCTGTCGGAGCACAGCCTTGATGCTCGGGCTCTCACCGACGATCTCCTCAAAATTATGGTCAAGTTTGATCTCCTCACGAAGATAGAGATTCTCCGCCTCAAGTCGAGTTTTGAGCTGTGCAACTTCTGTAAAGAGTTGCGCGTTCTTGATCGCAATGGCGGCTTGGTTGGCAAAGATCGCCAAGCGCTCGAACTCTTGTTCGCTCAATGGCCGTCGCCCGAACATCGCAATCACGCCGAGCAGTTCCCAGCGGAACTTCAGCGGGTAGCCGGCAAAGGAGCGGAGGCCGTTATCCGTCATCCACTGTTTGTTTGGCAGGCGGTCGTCGCCGAGCACATCGTTCGTCTGCATCGGTCCAAAGCCTTGCGCAATCTTTCCGATCTTGAGCGCCCCCAGCGGAATACGGCGATATTCTCCGTTGAGGTCGGTGTAGAGCCCCGTGCTTGCTTCAAGGTGCAGGCAACGAGCCCGATTCGTGCAGTTTGCCGCTTTGTAACACTCGGCACAGAGATCGCCGGGACCTAACAGCCAGATACGGGCGAAGGCGCCATCGAGTTCATCTACGAGTCCTTGCGTGATGGTAGTCAGGACTTGCTGCAAATCCAGACTCGATGCCATCTGGAGGGTAATCTGCTCCAATGCGTCGTGAGATGGGTGGGAAGGAACCGAAGAATGGGGATTGTCCATTGTGGGATCTCCGAGCCGGACATTGCCCAGCCTGGAGGACGATAAGTGCCTGATAGAGGATTGTCAATCAGCAGGAGAGAGGCTGGGTGCGAGACTGAAATGCGTTGCTGGCCGGGTGAGCAATAGCTTTGCCAGCCTCGGTCTTCACAGGTCTTCTGGTGTAAGACCTGTCACCTTGGAGAGGCGGGCCAACATACGCGGACCGATCTCGTCGCGATCATGAAAAGCGAAAACGACATCGGGCCATCCAGTCCGTTGTAGAATTTTATGAGAACCGGTCGTTCGTTTGATCTGCCAACCGATGCGGAGGAGTCCGGAGAGAACGCGAGAAGCTTGAGTCGACGGCCAACGGCTCATGCCGCAATAAACGAGACGTTCAGCAGCTCCTCAGGTACCGCCTCGTCATGTTCGAGGCGATCGGCCATTGCACGAAGAGCCAAGGCTTGGACAGCCGCAAGCGCAGCACCTTTCGTTTGCCCATAGGCCATCACGCCAGGGAGTGACGGGACCTCGCCAATCCAGCGGCCATCTTCCTCTTGTTCTAACTCGATTTTGAATTGAGTAACCTTCGCCATAAGCATCCGCTAAGTCGTCCGACTAGTGCTAGGCTAAGCCCCACTAGGCGGAAAATCAAGTAGCTATCTGAGCGGGAAAGGGAGCGGCCTGGCCCCTTCTTACTCACAGAACACGCATGATAGGAGCAGCTGCCTTGGACAAGAGCGTGTCTCTGTACGCTGGGGGTTGGACGGGTGCAAATGTTGCGCGCAGATCGTGCGAACGCTCATCTAGCCGAATAGTTCCTGTTACCTGTATCTGCTCTAAATCGATTGCTGTGCCAGGATATTCAGCGTCATTTGGTCGGGCTTGCCGTCGAAGTACTTGAGCAGGGCATCTTTGAAGAGGGTGTTGTCGGTGGCAGCCGTCAGAAACAAGGTCATGCAGGACCGGAATTTAAGATGGTCGGGGTAGGAGAAGATCTCTTCAGCGCTGCGACCATTTACGTCAAGGACAAGCTGCGTACAGGCTCTGAGCCTGGGGCCGAGGGTAGAGTGTTGCAGATAAGCTTTGGCCTCATCGAGTGAGCCAATGGCAAACTGCTGCGCCATTTCACTGCGACCAAGCCCGGCGATCTGAGGAAAGATGAACCAGATCCAATGGCTGGACTTTCTCCCGGCCCGCAGCTCAGCAAGGACTGTGTCATAGGTGGGCGCTTGGGCGGTGAGGAAACGGTGGAGATTGTAAGCGTCGTTCATAAGCTATCCGCGGCCAAGTATGCATTGCAAGACCTGACGGTTTTTCCTTTACGGGTACAGCCCGTGACCTCAAGATGACGTATCAAGCCTCCCATGCCAGGCTGGGGGTGTCCGACCACTTCTAGCAGCCAATTCCACTGAACCCCGTTATGAAGAGAACAGCTTCCACCACGGTGATCGCGTTCTCACGTCCTCAGGGAGTCGATGCCAAGTTGCCGTGCTGTCGTTCACAGCTGTGGTGAGTTCTTCACGCGAACGGGAAATAGAACCAACTATGCAGACACGAAATACAGTGCCATCATGATCCACAAACCAATTCGCCACCGCGTGATTTCTGTGGCCATTCACATGGAAACTGACATAGGTACTCACCCCTGGCAGACCGGCACGTATCGAATACTCTGCCCATTCGAACTCAACCGCTGAGTCTCCGTCGCGTCCCCATTCATGCATATGCTTCTCAGCTACACGACGCAATTTCTGTATCACGTGCCGCCCCTTGATGGACGGAGAAGGCACACGCCATACATCAAAACTATAGGACCCCCTCTGTGGCACGGTTGCACGGATAAATGGGGTGAGTGACGAATCCATCCTTGTTGCCATCGCTGGACAGACACGAAACCGAGGTGGAGGAATGATGGAACATCCAGACCGTGAGAGAGCCATCGGTGTTTCTGGTTCGGGGGAAAGTGGAGTCCGAATACTCAGGTTGAGTGGTGTGGTCAGAGCCCAATGCAGGGCTCGCCGGATCGCACTCAAGGGATGATCTGGGAACTTTTCATCAAGCGTGGGATCATCGATCCTGGCCTGAGAAACCTCAGAAAGTCCAAGGTCACCATCCTCTTCCGGCTGTTGACGAGTGATTACGAGAACGCTCTCCCGCACCCCGGTCATATTGGCTCGCCGAAGTGCGCTCAGATAGACCGTCCCCTGTTCAAGCGAGAGCACGATCCGCCCGACGATCAACTCATCTCCGGCACTGTAGGTCAGTCGATGGATCACCACCAGTACTGGAACGTCACTGATCGTCGCTCGTTCAATGGAAACGACTGGAGACCAGTTTGGATCTCGCTTGGTCCGTGGTAACGAGAGGAGGTTGCGCACAGTCTCTCGCGTGACAGCATCGATATCTGTGCCCTGCTCTACAGGAGGAATGGGAGATTTGGTTTTCGCCATCTCAAAGTAAGACTCGAAGACTGTAATCGTGTCGCGACGAAGATCTTCTCGTAACACCTCATCGTGCCTGTTTGAGAGATCAACGATCAGTGGTGAAAACTCCAGATACCAATCGACCCGATGTGTGGGATCGCAAAAAGAAGCAAACTCACCCTCGTCAGCGTCGAGCTGCCATGAAGATGGAGGCGTGAACTGCAGACCATGAATACCGGCATGGAGATCAGCAAGAAGACTCATGGGGCAACACTCCTCCCCTTAGATACTGGCAAGTGAAACAAGCATGAACACAGTCAGTGTTTCCTCCCACCCAGTACTTGCCACCATCAGAAACGAATTAGCCCTGCCGATTAGCATACAATACAGATTCGTGGTTTGATGACCAAATTAGCAAAAGGTCTCTTGAGTATGTCTCAAAAGATTCACGGTAAATGTTTGAGACTCACCTTAGTTGCCAATTCAAGACCGGCGATCTGCGGAAAGATGAACCAGATCCAGTGGCTGGACTTTCTCCCGGCCCGCAGCTCATCAAGGACTGTGTCGTAGACGGGCTCTCGGGCGGAGAGGAAGCGGTAGAGGTTGTAGCCGTCGGTCATGGGCAGTGCCCGCGAAGCATTTTCTTTTTCCCTGAAACCACCGTGCGCCGCAAAGTGATTTTAGTACCTGCGCATTCGAGAATAAGTCAATTTTCAGACCTGACTTCACAGCCACATATTTCCGGTGAGCTGGAAATGGTCTCCGTCGAAGAATTTCAGGACTAGCCCCCTGCTCTAACCAAGAGGCTGGTTGCCGTACGGCAACCATGCCGCACCCGGCCAGCAATGGCGGCTTTCGTCATGCCATGGGAATGACCAGACCAAAGCGATTAGTATGTGCTTGACAGGCGTACCAAAGATGGTACGATATGGAAAACGTAGGGAGCGCGATGCAAGTGAAGCGTG from the Nitrospira sp. genome contains:
- a CDS encoding nuclear transport factor 2 family protein, with protein sequence MSPLDQSRPPFPPFDRASAAQKVRMAEDAWNTRNPETVSLAYSADSQWRNRSEFLTGRDAIVQFLARKWSHELDYRLIKELWTYHDNRIAVRFAYEWHDDSGNWFRSYGNENWEFDDNGLMRRRLASINDLPITEPERKYHWPLGRRPDGHPCLSDLGL
- a CDS encoding pyridoxamine 5'-phosphate oxidase family protein, encoding MALKYLELAMTEAVRRAQNHYYGRAMKIAGAPERDPLGQAEAEFLAERDSFYLGSISETGWPYIQHRGGPKGFLRMVNETTLAFADYKGNRQLLTTGNVSVNDRVALFLMDYQNRARLKILGHARVEDARAHPELVAQLADQTMQSSVERLVFIDVVSFDWNCPKYITPRYSAEEVEAYVGPLKSRIAKLETQLSRMNP
- a CDS encoding GAF domain-containing protein — protein: MDNPHSSVPSHPSHDALEQITLQMASSLDLQQVLTTITQGLVDELDGAFARIWLLGPGDLCAECYKAANCTNRARCLHLEASTGLYTDLNGEYRRIPLGALKIGKIAQGFGPMQTNDVLGDDRLPNKQWMTDNGLRSFAGYPLKFRWELLGVIAMFGRRPLSEQEFERLAIFANQAAIAIKNAQLFTEVAQLKTRLEAENLYLREEIKLDHNFEEIVGESPSIKAVLRQIEQVAPMDSTVLIRGDTGTGKELLARAIHNLSPRKARSLVKVNCGAIPANLVESELFGHEKGSFTGALQRRIGRFELADGGTIFLDEVGELPLDAQVKLLRVLQEREVERVGSGHSTKVDVRVIAATNRDLHAAVKAGSFRADLLYRLNVFPIEVPPLSARASDIPLLVNRFVAKFSHKMGKKIDGVSQSTMDRLMKYSWPGNIRELENVIERAMILANGPMLQIDEVMLQGKSTPLLPVADSLEEVERGHILRILQDMNWVIEGKQGAATRLGLHPNTLRSRMQKLGIKKPLPTA
- a CDS encoding type II toxin-antitoxin system HicA family toxin: MSRWPSTQASRVLSGLLRIGWQIKRTTGSHKILQRTGWPDVVFAFHDRDEIGPRMLARLSKVTGLTPEDL
- a CDS encoding type II toxin-antitoxin system HicB family antitoxin; amino-acid sequence: MAKVTQFKIELEQEEDGRWIGEVPSLPGVMAYGQTKGAALAAVQALALRAMADRLEHDEAVPEELLNVSFIAA
- a CDS encoding DUF1810 domain-containing protein, whose protein sequence is MNDAYNLHRFLTAQAPTYDTVLAELRAGRKSSHWIWFIFPQIAGLGRSEMAQQFAIGSLDEAKAYLQHSTLGPRLRACTQLVLDVNGRSAEEIFSYPDHLKFRSCMTLFLTAATDNTLFKDALLKYFDGKPDQMTLNILAQQSI
- a CDS encoding DUF1810 domain-containing protein, translated to MTDGYNLYRFLSAREPVYDTVLDELRAGRKSSHWIWFIFPQIAGLELATKVSLKHLP